In the genome of Oncorhynchus gorbuscha isolate QuinsamMale2020 ecotype Even-year linkage group LG05, OgorEven_v1.0, whole genome shotgun sequence, the window CAAGTTCTGCATTGTGTGTCAACAGCCTCAGTCAATGGAATGCTGGGAGAAGATGAGTCTGTGCAGTTTGTCTCCTGGGTTCACTCAGTCATGCTCACTGCCTGTCCCCCACTAATGCATCATGGTGCTTGTTAATATCCTCTACTCTGAGGGGAGGTTTAGCTCTGTCAAGGGGTGTGTGTTTGAAGGACTTTGGTAAAGCCCCATCGGTGGCCTGGCAGCTCCTCCCCTCTAAGATGGCTGTTTCTACAGCACAAAGACACACTACAAGACCTAAACTAACAGAGCACTTTTCTCCTAGACGTTTTGTTACATGGGAAGCCTCCTGTGACTGACATGGTTCCtcgtctgtgtgtctgcgtgttgTTCCAGAATAACTCTGTGTCTCCGTCGGACAGCCTGCGTGCAGCCAGCGATAAACACCGCAGTTCCTCTGATTATAGCATGGACTCCAAGAAACGCAAGGTGGAGGAGAAGGACGCTATGAGCAGATACGTGAGTGGgagtgcacacacatacatacacacatacatacatacacacatacatacatacatacacacatacatacacacatacatacatacacacatatacatacatacatacatacatacatacatacatacatacatacatacatacatacatacatacatacatacatacacacacacacacacacacacacacacacacacacacacacacacacacacacacacacacacacacacacacacacacacacacacacacacacacacacacacacacacacacacacacacacacacacacacacacacacacacacatacacacacatacacacatacatacatacatacatacatacatacatacatacatacatgcacacatacatgcacacatacatgcacacatacatgcacacatacatgcacacatacatgcacacatacatgcacacatacatgcacacatacatgcacacatacatgcacacatacatgcacacatacatacacacacgcacacacacacatacacacacatacacacatacatacatacatacatacatacatacatacatacatacacacatacacacatacatgcacacatacatgcacacatacatgcacacatacatgcacacatacatgcacacatacatgcacacatacatacatacatacatacatgcacgcacacacacacatacacacacgcacgcacacacacacgcatacgtacgcacacacacacgcgcatacgtacgcacacacacactcgcatacatacgcacacacacacgcgcatacacacgcacgcgcatacacatacatacacgcatacatgcatacatacacacatacatgcatacatacacacatacatacacacacatacacgcgtatacacacacgtacacacgcacacatacatacatacacacatacacacacacatacacacacacatacacgcatacatacacgcatacatacatacatacatacatacatacatacatacatacatacatacatacacacacgcatacatacacgcatacatacatacatacatacatacatacatacatacatacatacatacatacatacatacatacatacacacacatacacacacacatacacacatacacacatacatacatacactgtctctcatacatacacacatacatacatacatacacacacacacatacatacatacatacgtacatgTCTAACACTGTCTCTCAACAGGATAGCGATGGAGACAAAAGTGACGACCTGGTCGTGGATGTGTCCAATGAGGTGAGAGCAGCTGGTcccttgcatgtgtgtgtttgagtggccACGTatgagtgtgttggtatgttagtGTGGTTGAGTTGCAGAGCCACATTCTACCCGGTCTCTCTGGTAGCTAGTGACTGAACACTGGTGTCTTTGTTGAGGAACCAGAGCTGACAGAGACCTTAACAGCTGTCACACCCTCACTAAGGTCACCAGGGTAACCTCCCCTAACATAAAGAAGGAAACGGagctgtgtggttgtgtgtaacatccacttgtgtgtatgtgtaccaaaGAGAACCTGTATTGTACACAGACATGCTTATACAAAGAAATGCTTTTCACAGAAACCTAGAGGGGATGGAACCCCTAGtgtgatggagacagaggagaaactAAGTGTATCTGTGTTTGCACATGTGTCCTGGGATTGTTTGACCTTCATGTACATGTTCCAGCGTGTTtccattctctcgctctcttcctctcactcatCACTTttgtcttgttctctctctagGACCCAGCCACTCCCAGGGCTAGCCCCGCCCATTCTCCTCCAGAAAACGGTCTGGACAAATCACAGGCCCCTAAAGAAGGACGCCCCCAACAGCCCCGCCTCCGTGGCCTCCTCCGGCAGCACGCCCTCCTCCAAAGCCAAGGACCACGCccacgtgagtgtgtgtgtgagaaatggGAAAGGGGGGTAGGGGAAAACAATAGAcaaggggtgagtgtgtgtgagaaacgGGAAAGGGGGGGACAATAGAcaaggggtgagtgtgtgtgagaaacgGGGAAAGGGGGGACAATAGAcaaggggtgagtgtgtgtgagaaactGGAAAGGGGGGACAATAGACAAGGGGTGAGTGTGAGTGAGAAACAGGAAAAGGGGGGTAGGGGAAAACAATAGACAAGGGGTGAGTGTGTGAGAAACTGGAAAGGGGGGACAATAGACAAGGGGGTGAGTGGTGCGAGAAACTGGAAAGGGGGAACAATAGACAAAGGGTGAGTGGTGAGAAACAGGAAAAGGGGGTAGGAGAAAACAATAGACAAGGGGTGAGCCCCGAGTGAGAAACTGGAAAGGGGGGACAATAGAcaaggggtgagtgtgtgtgagaaactGGAAAGGGGGGGACAATAGACaaaggggtgagtgtgtgtgagaaactGGAAAAGGGGGGACAATAGACAAGGGGTGAGTGTGTGAGAAACTGGAAAGGGGGGACAATAGACAAGGGTGAGTGTGAGAAACTGGAAAGTCAGGGGGGACAATAGAcaaggggtgagtgtgtgtactaGAAACTGGAAAGGGGAGGGACAATAGacaaggtgagtgtgtgtgagaaactGGAAAGGGGGGACAATAGACAGGGTGTTGAGAAACTGAGAAATGGGGGGGACAATAGAcaaggggtgagtgtgtgtgagaaaagAAGGAAAGGTGAGGAGAAATGGAAAGGGGGTAGGGAAAACAATGATAAGGGTGAGTGTGAGTGGTTCATACATGGGAGGAAGTGGGGCGATTAAACTGCTGAATGAGGGTTGGGGGCTGGAGAGGAGACTCAGTGCTCTGCTCCTTTCAATATCCTTTATGGCAGGGTAGAATAAATGTTCATTGCTTTCCCAGCCCCGGATCGTAAATGGAGTTTTGGGGCAATGACAGGGTTCAGTtattgctctgtctctctctctctctgtctgtctctctctgtctgtctctctctgtctgtgtctgtctctctctctctgtctgtctctctgtctgtgtctgtctctctctctctctctgtccctctctgtgtctgtttctctctctctctgtcccaccctccatctctctctcctctctcgggtcccaccctccatctctctttctcccatccctccttcccttacCAGTCCCCATGTCAATGTGCTTAATTACTGGTCTAGTCAGGGGAGCAAACTACAGAGATCTTGGCTGTGATAATGTGTTTTACTAGTCAGGACTCATGTTTAGGTCCAGGGATGTGATAATGTGTTTAACTAGCGTTCAGGACTCATGTTTAGGTCCAGGGAGTTGGATGCAGATTAAAGGGAAACGAGGGTTAAGAAGGACCACCATCTTGGATATGATAACGTGTTTTACTAGTCAGGACTCATGTTTAGGTCAGGGAGGGATGCAGAttaaggagggagggatgcagaTTAAAGGGAAACTCCAGGGTTAAAGAAGGACCACCATCTTCAAAGTTAGGGCTCTGACAGGCCAGTCTTTAATAGAGGTGTATGTGGCCCCACAGGGTTCTAATGAACTGGCACTAGTCGATTGGATTATGTTCAGCTCAACACTCAAATTGTCACTGGAGTTTTGGGGGCAAGCGGTTCAGTTATTTTAGGATTTGGTCGTTGGTTTCTGTTTGTCCCTCTCGCCCCCTGTCTCTCAATACATgttctatttgtctctctctcctgtctctctctcctgtctctctctccctgtctctctctccctgtctctctctccctgtctctctctcctgtctctccgaCTCATTGGTATTTTTTTTCATTGTCTTTATTTCCTGTCTCTTGGTAGCCTTGGGTGGGGTTGTCAAAGCCAGCCGATTGCAAGGCTCAAAGTCAGCCGATCAGCCTGATTTCAGCCAGCCGACTCAGCCTGTCTAAAGTCATACATTATTGGTATTTTTTCATTGTCTTTATTTCCCTGTCTCTTGGTAGCTGGGGGGTTGATTTTGCAAGTTGATTTCAGTTTGTTGTTGGGGGGTGCCAGTTGATTTCATCCTGTTGGGGGATACCAGCCGATTTCAGTTTGTTTGGGGGGTGCCAAAGCTGATTTCATCTTGTTGGGGGATACACGTTGATTTCAGTTTGTTTCAAAGTGCCAGCTGGTTTCATCTTGTTGGGGGTGCCAGTTGATTTCAGTTTCATGGGGGGGTGTTGGTTTTATCTTGTTGGGGGTGCCAGTTGGTTTTTGTTGCTGGGGAGGGGGTGCCAgttggtttatatatatatatatatatatatatgcctatttagcagacgccttttatccaaagcgacttacagccgATCATTCAGCCTGTACCCTGGGTGCTTGaaggctctaccaactgagctacagaaggaccatctttCATCCCTGGCGATTTCAGTTTGTCTGGGGTGCCAGTTGACTCAGTTTGTTTGGGGGGTGCCAGTTGGTTTCATCTTGTTGGGGGGACCAGCTGATTTCAGCTTGTTGTTTGGGGGTGCCAGTTGGTTTCAGCTTGTTGGGGGATACAAGTTGATTTCAGCTTGTTTGGGGGTGCCAGTTGGTTTCAGTTTGTTTGGGGGGTGCTGAAGCTGATTTCAGTTTGTTTGGGGGTGCCAGTTGGTTTTATTTGTTTGGGGGTGCCAGTTGATTTCAGTTTGTTTGGGGAGTGCCAGTTGATTTCAGTTTGTTTGGGGGGTTGCCAGCGAtctaggtgggtgggtgggttgccAGTGATCTGGTTGGGTCAGTGGGTTGCCAGCGAtctggttgggtgggtgggttgcCAGCGAtctggttgggtgggtgggttgcCAGCGATCTGGTTGGGTGGGTTGCCAGCGAtctggttgggtgggtgggttgcCTGCGATCTGGTTGGGTGGGTGGCCAGCGAtctggttgggtgggtgggttgcCTGCGAtctggttgggtgggtgggttgcCAGCGAtctggttgggtgggtgggttgcCAGCGATCTGGTTGGGTGGGTTGCCAGCGAtctggttgggtgggtgggttgcCTGCGAtctggttgggtgggtgggttgcCAGCGAtctggttgggtgggtgggttgcCAGCGAtctggttgggtgggtgggttgcCAGCGAtctggttgggtgggtgggttgcCAGCGAtctggttgggtgggtgggttgcCAGCGAtctggttgggtgggtgggttgcCAGCGATCTGGTTGGGTGGGTGGTTGCAGCGAtctggttgggtgggtgggttgcCTGCGAtctggttgggtgggtgggttgcCAGCGATCTGGTTGGGTGGGNNNNNNNNNNNNNNNNNNNNNNNNNNNNNNNNNNNNNNNNNNNNNNNNNNNNNNNNNNNNNNNNNNNNNNNNNNNNNNNNNNNNNNNNNNNNNNNNNNNNCAATGTggagctacagtatatacagggagtactagtaccagatcaatgtggagctatatacaggaagaaccagtaccagatcaatgtggagctatatacaggaagaaccagtaccagatcaatgtggagctatatacaggaagaaccagtaccagatcaatgtggagctatatacaggaagaaccagtaccagatcaatgtggagctatatacaggaagaaccagtaccagatcaatgtggagctatatacaggaagaaccagtaccagatcaatgtggagctatatacagggagtaccagtaccagatcaatgtggagctatatacaggaagaaccagtaccagatcaatgtggagctatatacaggaagtaccagtaccagatcaatgtggagctgtatacagggagtaccagtaccagatcaatgtgaagctatatacaaggagtaccagtaccagatcaatgtgcagggatacaagTTATTTGAGGTAGATAACGGCAtgctaaagtgactatgcactTTTAACAACCTTCAGACAACCTTTGTGCAACATTTAGACAATGTATATAAGGAGGATGACATCTCCCTTTCTCATACCCCTAACAATACAGCTCCTACCAATGGAgataatgtctctgtgtgtgccagTGGTAGTGACCGATGTCATTATGGTCTCCCGTCTCATGAGAACGGGGCTAATTTACAGATGATTGATGTGTCCCGTGGGAGCAGGCGGCAGCCATGGAAACCAGAGGGGGAGGGATGTGATGGTGGGGAGGggtgggaagtgtgtgtgtgtgtgtgtgtgtgtgtgtgtgtgtgtgtgtgtgtgtgtgtgtgtgtgtgtgtgtgtgtgtgtgtgtgtgtgtgtgtgtgtgtgtgtgtgtgtgagagaagagaagagaataggaagtgtgtgtgtctataacaGATGTCTGTGTCAGATATCTCCCAGGGTGTTTAGTAACCGTTTACGCACCACTCTCTTCAGAACCATCTGTCTCTGCTATCTATGCAAATGAGACAGGCCAGCACCTTTTTGTTTGCATTCTAGATCCCACAGATCAAACATCACCAACGTCATAACGGTATCATCAGGTAGTGAATGACTCCAACACAATACATCTAATCAGGATCCaatgtctccctctccttttcatctctttatctctccctctgtcttcttttctctctgtgcCTCCCAACTTAACTAGTGCTGTACCTGTTACTGAGGACGATGGAGCATGATATTTACCAAGACCCATGAGCTGTATATACAGCCCCAGCAATCCCCTAAATAAAGGGCCTCCATCACAGGAGGTTAGTTGCAccttattgtatttatttttatttatttcacctttatttaaccaggtaggctagttgagaacaagttctacatttacaactgtgacctgacccagtctctcttctaggtaaagccccttatctcagctcactggtcacccattgcagcacccactcgtagtgctacgggtgggtgctgcttggtgaccagtgagctgagataaggcggggctttacctagcaaagacatagatgtcctggagccagtgggtttggcgacaaatatgtagcgagggccagccaacgagagcatacaggttgcagtggtgggtagtatatggggctttggtgacaaaacggatggctctgtgatagactgcatccaatttgctgagaagtgtgttggaggttattttgtagatgacatcgccgaagtcgaggatagtCGGTTTTATGAAggaatgtttggcagcatgagtgagggagatgaccgcggcagctttccaatctttgggcatctcagacgacacgagaggttgaacaggctagtaataggggttgcaacaattttggctgaTAATTTTATTAAGAGAGGGTCCCGATTGTCTAGCCCGGGTGATTTGTAGGgctccagattttgcagctctttcagaacttcagtcatctggatttgggtgaaagagaaatgggggaggcttgggcaagttgttctggggggtgcagggctgttgaccggggtaggggtagccaggtggaaagcatggccagttgtagaaaaatgcttattgaaactttttagagtttgtgctacaggatgcaaatttctgtttgaaaaagctagtatttgctttcctaactgcctgtgtatattggttcctaacttccctgaaaagttgtatatcacaggggctatttgatgctaatggaaaacgccacaggatgtttttgtgctggtcaatggCAGTCAGGTCTATTGTGAACCAAGggatatatctgttcctggttttaaaccttaattggggaggactgcctcgtggtaatggctggagtggcaTAAGTCGAATGGTATGAAGTGCCATTTTCTCCGTtcaagccattattatgagccgtccacTGCACTCCATCATTTTCTGCCTGCAGCCGCTGTAAATATCGCCATTTGCTTTGGAGGTTGAGTTGCGTATATCATTCAGAGCCGAGCTTCCATTCTCCGTCAGAGGATCATGAAGATCCcagaaacacaatagaaaaccagCTGGGGTAGCAGAACTAGTGGAGCCGTGGGAGTCAGAACACAATCTCGGCCCATAAGAGCACTTAGACGGTCCTTGTTCCTACTACTGTTCCATCTGTGGAAGAACACATTTACATCTTACCGACTTCCTCTTGGGACACGGGccaagaggggaggggagaggaggaggagaggggggtagtggagaggagaggagaggaggagggggaggaggggaggggagaggagaggaggagggagaggaggaggaggaggggagaggggaggagaggaggaggagaggaggaggaggaggggatggagagggaggagaggaggaggaggagggagggaggggagaggagggggaggaggaggaggaggaggagagggaggaggggagagggaggaggaggaggggaggggagagggggagaggagggaggggaggggagaggaggaggaggagaggggaggggaggggggaggggggagggagaatgGTATTGGGATGCAAAGCTCCAAGAGACCGTTTAAACTAGGAAGCCAGAGATGAACAACAGATTGTTTGTACAGTACACCACCCAGACATTTGCTGTTCTATTGCCAGACATGTGGTTTTCTCCCCCACAAGAGAGGAGTTGGCTGGATTTGGATAGATGTGTGGTGTGTGGACAGGTGGAGGAGAAGTTTACTCTAGCtctttcttttgctctctctcctttactctctctcacacacacacacacacacacacacacacacacacacacacacacacacacacacacacacacacacacacacacacacacacacacacacacacacacacacacacacacacacacacacacacacacacacacacacaatcacacacacacctacacacaaacacacacacacctacacacaaacacctacacacacctacacacacacacacacctacacacctacacacctacacacacacacctacacacctacacacacacacacacacctacacacacacacacacacacacacacacctacacacacacacacacacacacctacacacacacacacacacacacacacacacacacacacacacacacacacacacacacacacacacacacacacacacacacacacacacacacacacacacacacacacacacacagaggtgagaGAGTACTTTATCTTCTATTGACAGAGGCTTCTCAGGAGCTTAGGCTGGTtggtccggtgtgtgtgtgtgtgtgtgtgtgtgtgtgtgtgtgtgtgtgtgtgtgtgtgtgtgtgtgtgtgtgtgtgtgtgtgtgtgtgtgtgtgtgtgtgtgtgtagcctggtGGTAATTCCCTGGTTGTCTGAAGCTTTGATCCCTGTGCTACAACACCTGTCTGACGCCTTGACAGACCTCACTGGAACACCCACTGCAAAGCAATTAAAGGTGTGgttgtgggtgtgtatgtgtatctgtcCGTGCACATGTGTCAGAGTGTCTGGCGGTCTCTCAAcgcaatgtgtgtgtttgtgtgtgtaagtgtgttggGGGTGAGATGGCAAGGTGTTAGACTGCATCGTGTCTAGGGATTACCACAACACGAGGTATGGCAGTAGCACACCTCAAATCACTCAGCTTCTAGCCTGAAGAAAACCACCTCTCTGCCTCAAAACACTCAGCTTCTAGCCTGAAGAAAACCACCTCTCTGCCTCAAAACACTCAGCTTCTAGCCTGAAGAGAACCACCTCTCTGCCTCAAAACACTCAGCTTCTAGCCTGAAGAAAACCACCTCTCTGCCTCAAACCACTCAGCTTCTAACCTGAGGAAAACCCCCTCTCTGCCTCAAACCACTCAGCTTCTAACCTGAGGAAAACCCCCTCTCTGCCTCAAACCCCTCAGCTTCTAACCTGAGGAAAACCCCCCCTCTGCCTCAAAACACTCAGCTTATAGCCTGAGNNNNNNNNNNNNNNNNNNNNNNNNNNNNNNNNNNNNNNNNNNNNNNNNNNNNNNNNNNNNNNNNNNNNNNNNNNNNNNNNNNNNNNNNNNNNNNNNNNNNGTAAATGTTATCTAGGAATTCCAGAGGAGTCGTTGGTTCCTGACCAAAATGGACACagaagatgggggagaggatgggatggTATCCTAGTGTTGGGAATCTGGGTGTGGAACATTGTGCTacattatggatcactctctgggtatagacattatggatcactctctgggtatagacattatggatcactctctgggtgtctacattatggatcactctctgggtgtctacattatggatcactctctgggtatagacattatggatcactctctgggtatagacattatggatcactctctgggtatagacattatggatcactctgggtgtagacattatggatcactctctggtatagacattatggatcactctctgggtatagacattatggatcactctctgggtgtctacattatggatcactctctgggTGTAGATATTATAGATCACTCTTTGGGTATATAGacattatggatcactctctgggTGTCAACATTATAGATCACTCTCTGGGTGTAGacattatggatcactctctgggTGTAGACATTATAGATCACTCTCTGGGTGTAGacattatggatcactctctgggtatagacattatggatcactctctgggTGGAGACATTATGGATCACTTTTCTCTGGGTGTCTacattatggatcactctctgggtatagacattatggatcactctctgggtgtagacattatggatcactctctgggTGTCTATATTATGGATCACTGGGTGTCTACATTATGCATCACTCTCtgggtatagacattatggatcactctctgggtgtctacattatggatcactctctgggtgtctacattatggatcactctctgggtatagacattatggatcactctctgggtatagacattatggatcactctctgggtgtagacattatggatcactctctgggtgtagacattatggatcactctctgggtgtagacattatggatcactctctgggtgtagacattatggatcactctctgggtgtagaaattatggatcactctctgggtgtctacattatggatcactctctgggtgtctacattAAAGATCACTCTTTGGGTGTCTacattatggatcactctctgggTGTAGACAGTAAACAAGCCAAGCAAGGCCCTTCACAATAGAGACTGGAGGAAGAGAGCTTGTTAATGTCGGGGATCATTTACTCTAGCCTGACCATGTATTCCCCTGAGCCCCCAGCCATGACTAATGGCACACAGATCTGATTCCACAGTGATTCGCCATCCTTACAGAGAAATAGATggaaagatagatagatagaaataaagaaagatgaaagatgaaaaggagagagagagtgaggtgggaAATCACCTAGCATCTGCACATGCTGTCAGTCCAGATTTCCCAAGCCATTAGTgcgaggcgtgtgtgtgtgtgcgtttgtgcatgcgtgtgtgtgtacgtgtgcatgtttgcatttgtgtgtgtgaggagaggacACTTAAAGAGATTCTCTACTGATTCGGACTGTGAACAAAATCATTatacctctactgtatataggagtGAGAACTCTACTATAAGACAGGTTCATTCAAATGCagtccgagacagagagacacccgCGAAATCTGTTAAGGTAGGAGAGATGGCAGAGACAAATAgggtgtgagagagtgaggggagagaga includes:
- the LOC124035394 gene encoding transducin-like enhancer protein 3-A: MVPRLCVCVLFQNNSVSPSDSLRAASDKHRSSSDYSMDSKKRKVEEKDAMSRYDSDGDKSDDLVVDVSNEDPATPRASPAHSPPENGLDKSQAPKEGRPQQPRLRGLLRQHALLQSQGPRPPLGGVVKASRLQGSKSADQPDFSQPTQPV